Sequence from the Pseudomonadota bacterium genome:
TTTTACCCGGTTTGACTGTGTCGAAACCCCACTCGCCGGTCTCAAAATTGGTGATGACGCGGCCCCAACCACGGAAGCCTTCTTCGACCTCACCGCCACCCCGTGGGTGCGCGTAATGCCCGGCTGAATTGGCTTGCCACACTTCGAGCAAAACATCTTTGACCGGGCTGCCGGTGCCGTCGATGACAAGGCCTTCCACCCGGATGCGCTCGCCCAGCGCCGCATCCCCGGCAATATCCTGGCCAAGCTCATGTTTATAGATATCGAAACCCGCGGCCCCCGGAGCAAGCCCGATATGGACATAAGGGCCAGCAGTTTGGGACGCACTTTCTCGAAGGTAATTTAGGTGCTGCGCCATGGCTCAGTTTCCCTCTAACCGATTTTCGAAGAGCGTTGAGCGCCGACCTCGAAGCACGATGTCGAATTTATAGGCAATGGTGTCGAGCGGAATGGAGGAGTTCAT
This genomic interval carries:
- the pcaG gene encoding protocatechuate 3,4-dioxygenase subunit alpha, with the protein product MAQHLNYLRESASQTAGPYVHIGLAPGAAGFDIYKHELGQDIAGDAALGERIRVEGLVIDGTGSPVKDVLLEVWQANSAGHYAHPRGGGEVEEGFRGWGRVITNFETGEWGFDTVKPGKTRGRNVGMQAPHINFWLVARGINIGLNTRMYFDDEEEANGKDPVLNLIEWQVRRPTLVAKRSERDGIPVYRFDIRLQGENETVFFDI